A stretch of the Archangium violaceum genome encodes the following:
- a CDS encoding nuclear transport factor 2 family protein: MHPNAQLITDFYSAFQRRDAQAMASFYLPDAEFSDAAFVGLRGPQVTSMWLMLCERGKDLDISFRDVQADDRSGRAHWDARYTFSGTGRKVLNRIDAEFEFKDGKILRHTDHFDFWAWSRQSLGPVGLLLGWSPFLRNKVQAQARASLDKYMRERGLSGA; this comes from the coding sequence ATGCACCCCAACGCCCAGCTCATCACCGACTTCTACTCGGCCTTCCAGCGCCGCGACGCCCAGGCCATGGCCTCCTTCTACCTCCCCGATGCCGAGTTCTCCGACGCCGCCTTCGTCGGCCTCCGCGGCCCCCAGGTCACCTCCATGTGGCTCATGCTCTGCGAGCGCGGCAAGGACCTCGACATCTCCTTCCGCGACGTCCAGGCCGATGACCGCTCCGGCCGCGCCCACTGGGACGCCCGCTACACCTTCAGCGGCACCGGCAGGAAGGTCCTCAATCGCATCGACGCCGAGTTCGAATTCAAGGACGGGAAGATCCTCCGCCACACCGACCACTTCGACTTCTGGGCCTGGTCCCGACAGTCCCTCGGACCCGTCGGCCTGTTGCTCGGGTGGTCTCCCTTCCTGCGCAACAAGGTTCAGGCACAGGCCCGCGCTTCGCTCGACAAGTACATGCGGGAACGGGGGCTCTCCGGAGCCTGA
- a CDS encoding TIGR02265 family protein yields MEGLAVRSMEPPGDWAQDLVWRMSRARPRHTVRGLNFTGALEAVRSLQGETAVRRCLEVGGEEKFVDFFSYPAHSLLRMYSFAAELLAPAFGGGDGVLRELGRRATLDFLASPVGRAAKVLAFGNPRRMVESAPEIYRQTLGFGSLRVEWTGARSGYVVRRGDFLPAECHEASFEQLLRSMGVRQVKVRRAWVDGLEGGLAFSWE; encoded by the coding sequence ATGGAAGGTCTGGCGGTGCGGTCGATGGAACCCCCGGGTGATTGGGCGCAGGATCTGGTGTGGCGGATGTCCCGCGCCAGACCGCGGCACACGGTGCGTGGACTGAACTTCACCGGGGCGCTGGAGGCGGTGCGCTCGCTGCAGGGCGAGACGGCGGTGCGGCGCTGCCTGGAGGTGGGGGGAGAGGAGAAGTTCGTCGACTTCTTCAGCTATCCCGCGCACTCGCTGCTGAGGATGTACTCCTTCGCGGCGGAGCTGCTGGCGCCCGCGTTTGGAGGAGGGGATGGGGTGCTGAGGGAGCTGGGGCGGCGGGCGACGTTGGACTTCCTGGCATCACCGGTGGGGCGTGCGGCGAAGGTGCTGGCATTCGGCAATCCGCGGCGGATGGTGGAGTCCGCTCCGGAAATCTACCGGCAGACGCTGGGCTTCGGTTCCCTGAGGGTGGAGTGGACGGGGGCACGCAGTGGTTACGTGGTGCGCCGGGGGGACTTCCTGCCCGCCGAGTGCCACGAGGCCTCGTTCGAGCAGCTGCTGCGCTCGATGGGCGTGCGGCAGGTGAAGGTGAGGCGGGCGTGGGTGGATGGGTTGGAGGGAGGGCTCGCGTTCTCCTGGGAGTAG
- a CDS encoding sigma-54 interaction domain-containing protein — MAKRLDEQTGKHPTLASLLEVSQALAGAQDLRAALHRVLERLERYHGVVRGAVTLMDSDSKDLYIEASIGLNAEGRTARYKLGEGITGRVVQSGKPIVVPEVSREPLFLHRAFLGRRNSGQELSFICVPILVHRKTVGALGVDLRFRKDRDYAEETRLFGVIAAMIGQALSAHRLLEDERKKLLEENTTLRQELRERYDFSNIIGTSGPMRQVYEQIHQVARTTTTVLIRGESGTGKELIANAIHYNSTRAKKPFIKVNCAALPETLIESELFGYEKGAFTGAQSRKRGRFELAEGGTLFLDEIGEINLSTQVKLLRVLQEREFERVGGTETLKVNVRLIAATNKDLETAISEKAFREDLYYRLNVFTLFIPPLRERKSDLLLLADHFVAKYAREHGKNIRRISTPAIDMLVSYHWPGNVRELENIIERSVLVCDGNAIHGHHLPPTLQTAEASETHTNTSLTDAVEQFEKDLILDALKSTRGNRAKAARLLRTTERIVNYKVSKYEIDCSRFRG, encoded by the coding sequence ATGGCGAAGCGGTTGGACGAGCAGACAGGCAAGCACCCCACCCTGGCGAGCCTCCTGGAGGTCAGCCAGGCCCTCGCCGGCGCCCAGGACTTGAGGGCCGCCCTCCATCGCGTCCTGGAGCGCCTCGAGCGCTACCATGGCGTCGTCCGCGGCGCCGTCACCCTCATGGACTCGGATTCCAAGGACCTCTACATCGAGGCCTCCATTGGCTTGAACGCCGAGGGCCGCACCGCCCGCTACAAGCTCGGCGAGGGCATCACCGGCCGCGTCGTCCAGAGCGGCAAGCCCATCGTCGTCCCCGAGGTCAGCCGCGAGCCCCTCTTCCTCCACCGCGCCTTCCTCGGCCGACGCAACAGCGGCCAGGAGCTCTCCTTCATCTGCGTCCCCATCCTCGTCCACCGCAAGACCGTGGGCGCCCTCGGCGTGGACCTGCGCTTCCGCAAGGACCGCGACTACGCCGAGGAGACCCGCCTCTTCGGCGTCATCGCCGCCATGATCGGCCAGGCCCTCTCCGCCCACCGGCTCCTCGAGGACGAACGCAAGAAGCTCCTCGAGGAGAACACCACCCTGCGCCAGGAGCTGCGCGAGCGCTACGACTTCTCCAACATCATCGGCACCTCCGGCCCCATGCGACAGGTGTACGAGCAGATCCACCAGGTCGCTCGCACCACCACCACCGTCCTCATCCGCGGCGAGTCCGGCACCGGCAAGGAGCTCATCGCCAACGCCATCCACTACAACTCCACCCGCGCCAAGAAGCCCTTCATCAAGGTCAACTGCGCCGCCCTCCCGGAGACCCTCATCGAGTCCGAGCTCTTCGGCTACGAGAAGGGCGCCTTCACCGGCGCCCAGTCCCGCAAGCGCGGACGCTTCGAGCTCGCCGAGGGCGGCACCCTCTTCCTGGATGAGATCGGTGAAATCAATCTCTCCACCCAGGTGAAGCTCCTGCGCGTCCTCCAGGAGCGTGAGTTCGAGCGCGTGGGCGGCACCGAGACACTCAAGGTCAACGTGCGCCTCATCGCCGCCACCAACAAGGACCTCGAGACCGCCATCTCCGAGAAGGCCTTCCGCGAGGACCTCTACTACCGCCTCAACGTCTTCACCCTCTTCATCCCACCCTTGCGCGAACGGAAGTCGGACCTGCTCCTGCTCGCAGACCACTTCGTCGCCAAGTACGCGCGCGAACACGGCAAGAACATCCGCCGCATCTCCACCCCCGCCATCGACATGCTCGTCAGCTACCACTGGCCCGGCAATGTCCGCGAGCTGGAGAACATCATCGAGCGCTCCGTCCTCGTCTGCGATGGCAACGCCATCCACGGCCACCACCTGCCCCCCACCCTCCAGACCGCCGAGGCCTCCGAAACCCACACCAATACCTCCCTCACCGACGCCGTCGAGCAGTTCGAGAAGGATTTGATCCTCGACGCCCTCAAGAGCACCCGCGGCAATCGCGCCAAGGCCGCTCGCCTCCTGCGCACCACCGAGCGCATCGTCAATTACAAGGTCTCCAAGTACGAGATCGATTGCTCCCGGTTCCGTGGGTGA
- a CDS encoding tyrosinase family protein, with product MLSPDTCRHAVLALAVVSLSFLAGCGSEPLEARQLTSTQQALTEERGRHHPFLRVRRDVRTLTPRERKEYVQAVLKLKKVPSPYTPGLSYYDQFVAWHRSLYVCDPSQPPGAMPMPHGGPLFLPWHRQYLLLFEKALRQVSGNKHLTVPYWDWTRPESTAAVFRDDFMGGDGDPNDGYVVHSGPFRKGQWPLTIHPLGFNEQPSRSSWLVRGFGTLPGADLPSPEDVQASLSVPLYDVAPFDTTSDSTLSFRNNIEGFRDSPGQVTMVCAPDGFMTLIPLNPPKLHNSVHGWVGGLLGFTPDGRFIFGTMGISTSPNDPVFFLHHANVDRIWARWQRLHGIPSYLPVSGQPGNNIDDMLMPFHEAGLMVTPADLEDTAALGYRYE from the coding sequence TTGCTTTCACCTGATACGTGCCGTCACGCCGTCCTGGCCCTCGCCGTCGTTTCCCTGTCGTTCCTCGCCGGCTGCGGCTCCGAACCGCTCGAGGCGCGGCAGCTGACATCTACCCAACAGGCTCTCACCGAGGAGAGGGGCCGCCACCACCCCTTCCTCCGCGTGCGCCGCGACGTCCGCACCCTGACTCCCAGGGAGCGCAAGGAGTACGTCCAGGCCGTCCTGAAGTTGAAGAAGGTGCCCTCGCCGTACACCCCCGGCCTCAGCTACTACGACCAGTTCGTCGCCTGGCATCGCTCCCTCTATGTCTGCGATCCCAGCCAGCCGCCCGGCGCCATGCCCATGCCCCACGGCGGCCCGCTCTTCCTTCCCTGGCACCGCCAGTACCTGCTGCTCTTCGAGAAAGCCCTGCGCCAGGTCAGTGGCAACAAGCACCTCACCGTCCCCTACTGGGATTGGACCCGCCCCGAGAGCACCGCCGCCGTCTTCCGCGATGACTTCATGGGCGGCGATGGGGACCCCAACGACGGCTACGTCGTCCACTCCGGCCCCTTCCGCAAGGGCCAGTGGCCCCTCACCATCCACCCGCTCGGCTTCAACGAGCAGCCCTCCCGCTCGTCCTGGCTCGTGCGCGGCTTCGGCACCCTCCCCGGCGCCGACCTCCCCTCCCCCGAGGACGTCCAGGCCTCCCTCTCCGTCCCGCTCTATGACGTGGCGCCCTTCGACACCACCAGCGACTCCACCCTCAGCTTCCGCAACAACATCGAGGGCTTCCGCGACAGTCCCGGCCAGGTCACCATGGTGTGCGCCCCGGATGGGTTCATGACCCTCATCCCCCTCAACCCGCCCAAGCTGCACAACTCCGTGCACGGCTGGGTCGGTGGGCTCCTCGGCTTCACCCCCGATGGGCGCTTCATCTTCGGCACCATGGGCATCTCCACCTCGCCCAATGATCCCGTGTTCTTCCTCCACCACGCCAACGTGGACCGCATCTGGGCCCGGTGGCAGCGCCTCCACGGCATCCCCTCCTACCTCCCCGTCTCCGGCCAACCCGGCAACAACATCGACGACATGCTCATGCCCTTCCACGAGGCGGGCCTCATGGTCACCCCCGCCGACCTGGAGGACACCGCCGCGCTCGGCTACCGCTACGAGTGA
- a CDS encoding SPFH domain-containing protein — protein sequence METSILLVMAGVAAVCAASGGVLLRCYRRVGPGEALVIERGRGRARVRFGSALVLPVVERAEVLDLSVRKVVVERRGRQGLSCQDGIRVDVRATLWVKVEPEEEGVLRVAREVGSARANKPEGLQGLLEERFARALANSASTFDFEELLADRSLFIDHVMMEVGSELLGFKLERMSLGRLEQTPLDQLDPTNEQDARGILKLTGRATRLALETSGEPEGADRDQPHHPAPSGRGTG from the coding sequence ATGGAAACTTCCATCCTGCTGGTGATGGCCGGTGTGGCCGCGGTTTGCGCGGCGAGCGGTGGGGTGCTGCTGAGGTGCTACCGACGGGTGGGACCCGGGGAGGCGCTGGTCATCGAGCGGGGGAGGGGGAGAGCGCGGGTGCGCTTCGGGAGCGCGCTGGTGCTGCCGGTGGTGGAGAGGGCGGAGGTGTTGGACCTCTCGGTGAGGAAGGTGGTGGTGGAGAGGAGGGGGAGGCAGGGCCTGTCGTGCCAGGACGGAATCCGGGTGGACGTGAGGGCGACGCTCTGGGTGAAGGTGGAGCCGGAGGAGGAGGGGGTGTTGAGGGTGGCGAGGGAGGTGGGGAGCGCGAGGGCGAACAAGCCGGAGGGGTTGCAGGGGCTGTTGGAGGAGCGCTTCGCGAGAGCGTTGGCGAACTCGGCGAGCACGTTCGACTTCGAGGAGTTGTTGGCGGACCGGAGCCTGTTCATCGACCACGTGATGATGGAGGTGGGGAGCGAGCTGTTGGGCTTCAAGCTGGAGCGGATGTCATTGGGGCGTCTGGAGCAGACGCCGCTGGACCAGTTGGATCCAACGAACGAGCAGGACGCGAGGGGAATCCTGAAGTTGACGGGGAGGGCGACGCGCCTGGCGCTCGAGACGAGCGGAGAGCCAGAAGGAGCGGACCGCGATCAACCCCACCACCCCGCTCCCTCCGGGAGGGGGACGGGGTGA
- a CDS encoding hemerythrin domain-containing protein, whose product MDAIALLKADHKTVETLFRKFEQAGRNARKLKRKLVDQMVRELAIHAVIEEQILYPSVRARARALEDDVLEALEEHHVVKWLLKELEDLPPEAERFDAKVKVLMENVRTHVTEEENGLFPQVRKAFSPQELRDMAEALTLAKRASPTRPHPRAPDTPPGNLVAGAVSAVLDMGKDAVRAARRKAEGLSPQPAPRAGKRSTPRTQSKTRTREERDAQQRGNGSAQEMASESSYLM is encoded by the coding sequence ATGGATGCCATTGCGCTCTTGAAGGCAGACCACAAGACGGTGGAGACGCTCTTCCGCAAGTTCGAGCAGGCGGGCCGCAACGCGCGGAAGCTCAAGCGCAAGCTCGTGGACCAGATGGTGCGCGAGCTCGCCATCCACGCGGTCATCGAGGAGCAGATCCTCTATCCCTCCGTGCGCGCCAGGGCCAGGGCGCTCGAGGACGATGTGCTCGAGGCACTCGAGGAGCACCACGTGGTGAAGTGGCTGCTCAAGGAGCTGGAGGACCTGCCACCCGAGGCCGAGCGCTTCGACGCCAAGGTGAAGGTGCTCATGGAGAACGTCCGCACCCACGTCACCGAGGAGGAGAACGGGCTCTTTCCCCAGGTGCGCAAGGCCTTCAGTCCCCAGGAGCTCCGGGACATGGCCGAGGCGCTGACGCTCGCGAAGCGGGCCTCGCCCACCCGGCCCCATCCGCGCGCGCCGGATACGCCGCCCGGCAACCTCGTGGCCGGCGCCGTGTCGGCCGTGCTCGACATGGGCAAGGACGCGGTACGTGCCGCTCGCCGCAAGGCCGAGGGGCTGTCACCCCAGCCCGCCCCACGCGCCGGCAAGCGCAGCACTCCCAGGACCCAGAGCAAGACGCGCACCCGCGAGGAACGCGACGCCCAGCAGCGGGGCAACGGCTCCGCGCAGGAGATGGCTTCCGAGTCCTCCTATCTGATGTGA
- a CDS encoding DUF2378 family protein, whose amino-acid sequence MSTNGCGVRVDQDAQDSREDLARRLELTQPTDTVRGLFFLGTLEAVRALAGEDAVRHCVEAGSEPRFVEFFNYPVSDFLKVTDAAARVLAPRCGGWTEALRHLGRRATADMLKSATGKALMLLSKGEARWLVGNLPAAYRAAVNHGERTVTWEGPSRGRILMRRDFMPCAFHEGVLLATLEAMKAREVEVRGSRVDMLVSEYVISWS is encoded by the coding sequence ATGAGCACGAATGGCTGTGGAGTCCGGGTGGACCAGGATGCGCAGGATTCGCGCGAGGACCTGGCGCGGCGGTTGGAGCTGACGCAGCCGACGGACACCGTGCGGGGTCTGTTCTTCCTCGGGACGCTGGAGGCGGTGCGGGCGTTGGCGGGCGAGGACGCGGTGCGCCACTGCGTGGAGGCGGGGAGCGAGCCGCGCTTCGTGGAGTTCTTCAACTACCCGGTCAGCGACTTCCTCAAGGTGACCGACGCGGCGGCACGGGTGCTGGCGCCGCGGTGTGGAGGCTGGACGGAGGCGCTGCGGCACCTGGGGCGGCGGGCCACGGCGGACATGCTGAAGTCCGCGACGGGCAAGGCGCTGATGCTGCTGTCGAAGGGGGAGGCGCGGTGGTTGGTGGGCAATCTGCCCGCGGCCTACCGGGCGGCGGTGAATCATGGGGAGCGCACGGTGACGTGGGAGGGGCCCTCACGGGGCCGCATTCTCATGCGGCGCGACTTCATGCCGTGCGCCTTCCACGAGGGCGTGTTGTTGGCCACGCTCGAGGCCATGAAGGCCCGCGAGGTGGAGGTACGCGGCTCGCGGGTGGACATGCTCGTCAGCGAGTACGTCATCTCCTGGTCGTGA
- a CDS encoding serine hydrolase domain-containing protein has protein sequence MSRFRAMTPMFLAGALALAQPARAECPTRSSWPTEDWPDARAEVAEVRAEQLKALEDYAFTLQGKDEERKGVRTDGLLLIHKGRLVYERYGRGFDASKRHLAWSMSKSFTSALTGIAVKRGAVKLDDSICAYVKARRRENCAITVRNLLEFASGLDWREDYENGGTYQDSSVLAMLYGEGRKDMVSFITAHERLEEPGTSWRYSSGDATLLAGVLDAALKPSLGRDWPFTLLLDVLGMKSATWERDGKGVVVGSSYLHATPRDLAKFGYFYLNDGCWEGQRVLPEGWVTDSTQVSKPIRQKSYERGADDVQGWQWWLNRPIPGVQAELPWPHVPEGAYAARGHWGQSITIIPSKDLIVVRTADDRDGSFSLDTLLSLSLAVVEDLP, from the coding sequence ATGAGTCGATTTCGCGCGATGACCCCCATGTTCCTCGCCGGGGCGCTGGCTCTCGCCCAGCCAGCCCGGGCCGAGTGCCCCACACGTTCCTCCTGGCCGACGGAGGACTGGCCCGACGCGAGAGCGGAGGTGGCGGAGGTCAGGGCCGAGCAGCTGAAGGCCCTGGAGGACTACGCCTTCACGCTCCAGGGCAAGGACGAGGAGCGCAAGGGCGTCCGGACGGACGGGCTGCTCCTCATCCACAAGGGCCGGTTGGTGTACGAGCGCTACGGACGTGGCTTCGACGCGAGCAAGCGGCACCTGGCCTGGTCGATGTCGAAGAGCTTCACCAGCGCGCTCACGGGCATCGCGGTGAAGCGGGGCGCGGTGAAGCTGGACGACTCCATCTGCGCTTACGTGAAGGCGAGGCGGCGGGAGAACTGCGCCATCACGGTGCGCAACCTGTTGGAGTTCGCCTCGGGGCTGGACTGGAGGGAGGATTACGAGAACGGCGGCACCTACCAGGACTCCTCGGTGCTGGCGATGCTGTACGGCGAGGGCCGAAAGGACATGGTGTCCTTCATCACCGCGCATGAGCGGCTCGAAGAGCCGGGCACCTCATGGAGGTACTCGTCCGGGGATGCCACGCTGCTGGCGGGGGTGCTGGACGCGGCGCTGAAGCCCTCGTTGGGAAGGGACTGGCCCTTCACGCTGCTGCTCGACGTGCTGGGAATGAAGAGCGCGACCTGGGAGCGGGACGGCAAGGGTGTGGTGGTGGGCTCCTCGTACCTGCACGCGACGCCGCGCGACCTGGCGAAGTTCGGCTACTTCTACCTCAACGACGGGTGCTGGGAGGGCCAGCGGGTGTTGCCCGAGGGGTGGGTGACGGACTCCACTCAGGTGTCCAAGCCCATCCGCCAGAAGTCCTACGAGCGCGGCGCCGACGATGTGCAGGGCTGGCAGTGGTGGCTCAACCGTCCCATTCCCGGAGTGCAGGCCGAGCTCCCGTGGCCGCACGTGCCCGAGGGGGCCTATGCGGCGCGTGGGCACTGGGGCCAGTCGATTACGATCATCCCATCGAAGGACCTCATCGTGGTGCGCACGGCGGATGACCGGGACGGCTCCTTCTCGCTGGACACGTTGCTGTCGCTGTCCCTGGCGGTGGTGGAGGACCTGCCATGA
- a CDS encoding sigma 54-interacting transcriptional regulator: protein MTAPSEIPSLPRSERKPLYVQVVTQPALHGCWAVNISESGIGLIATPKGPREGPREGEELEMAFTLPDSRARIRVRGVVRWRHDPAERDEGAVTTALGVSFQSFEGSDGVTLKRYLLDHQLYVAVVHAEESELRGLREALESHVRLRFVKSAEDVDTLLGRGDISALLVCGRDEARAIALVERLASRRAEADPSGAGPASDLSPRILYCAPAVPSRLVELFNQGKIFRALTPPFEPVALRQAVLQASRELGLRTEQRRAALELERNLLRERAREAPRLAPGANVADEPGFRSRVMRQVLEMVRVAAPHRVAVLLQGETGTGKEVLARVIHRLSGRSNQPLVVQDCGALTETLLESELFGHVKGAFTGAVADHPGLFVLADGGTIFLDEIENTTPNLQSKLLRVLESGDVRPVGGTQIRRVDVRIIAASNRDLSEEVRAGRFRSDLFYRLNSFTIDLPPLRERPEDVLDLARYFLAHFNRTLRRTALGLSAEAEQLLLAARWPGNVRELRNCMERAVLLCGDGELVTRRHLPPALVGSVDGMRQQARMTGLGSGSGSLRERLEQMEKEIIREALERHGGVVRRAAAALEMDPVTLGRRVRRHGLLTRES, encoded by the coding sequence ATGACGGCCCCGAGTGAAATCCCCTCCCTGCCGCGCAGTGAACGCAAGCCCCTGTACGTCCAGGTGGTCACCCAGCCCGCCCTTCATGGGTGCTGGGCCGTCAACATCAGTGAGTCGGGCATCGGGTTGATCGCCACGCCGAAGGGGCCCAGGGAGGGGCCGCGAGAGGGCGAGGAGTTGGAGATGGCCTTCACGCTGCCGGACTCGCGCGCGCGCATCCGCGTGCGGGGCGTGGTGCGCTGGAGGCATGATCCGGCCGAGCGGGACGAGGGCGCGGTGACGACGGCCCTGGGCGTGAGCTTCCAGTCCTTCGAGGGCTCGGACGGGGTGACGCTCAAGCGCTACCTGTTGGACCATCAGCTGTACGTGGCGGTGGTGCACGCGGAGGAGTCGGAGCTGCGGGGCCTGCGCGAGGCGCTGGAGAGCCACGTGCGGCTGCGCTTCGTGAAGTCCGCCGAGGACGTGGACACGCTGCTGGGGCGAGGGGACATCAGCGCGCTGCTGGTATGTGGACGGGACGAGGCACGGGCCATCGCGCTGGTGGAGCGGCTGGCCTCGCGGCGCGCGGAGGCGGACCCCTCCGGCGCGGGGCCGGCCAGTGATTTGTCGCCCCGCATCCTTTATTGCGCTCCGGCGGTGCCCTCGCGGCTGGTGGAGCTGTTCAACCAGGGGAAGATCTTCCGGGCGCTCACCCCGCCCTTCGAGCCGGTGGCGCTGCGCCAGGCCGTGCTCCAGGCCAGCCGCGAGCTGGGCCTGCGCACCGAGCAGCGGCGGGCGGCACTGGAGCTGGAGCGCAACCTGCTGCGCGAGCGGGCACGCGAGGCCCCGCGGCTGGCGCCCGGAGCCAACGTGGCCGACGAGCCCGGCTTCCGCAGCCGCGTCATGCGGCAGGTGCTGGAGATGGTCCGCGTGGCCGCCCCCCACCGCGTGGCCGTGCTGCTGCAGGGCGAGACGGGCACCGGCAAGGAGGTGCTCGCCCGCGTCATCCACCGGCTGAGCGGGCGCAGCAACCAACCCCTCGTCGTGCAGGACTGCGGCGCGCTCACCGAGACACTGCTGGAGAGCGAGCTCTTCGGCCACGTGAAGGGAGCCTTCACCGGCGCGGTGGCGGACCACCCCGGCCTCTTCGTGCTCGCCGACGGGGGCACCATCTTCCTGGACGAAATCGAGAACACCACCCCCAACCTCCAGTCCAAACTGCTGCGCGTGCTGGAGAGCGGAGACGTGCGGCCGGTGGGCGGCACGCAGATACGCCGCGTGGACGTGCGCATCATCGCCGCCAGCAACCGCGACCTGTCCGAGGAGGTCCGCGCCGGGCGCTTCCGCAGCGACCTCTTCTACCGGCTCAACAGCTTCACCATCGACCTGCCACCGTTGCGCGAGCGCCCCGAGGATGTCCTCGACCTGGCGCGCTACTTCCTCGCCCACTTCAACCGCACCCTGCGGCGCACGGCCCTTGGGCTGTCGGCCGAGGCCGAGCAACTCCTGCTCGCGGCGAGGTGGCCCGGCAACGTGCGAGAGCTGCGCAACTGCATGGAGCGCGCCGTGCTGCTGTGTGGGGATGGCGAGCTGGTGACGCGGCGGCACCTGCCTCCCGCGCTCGTGGGCAGCGTGGACGGCATGCGGCAACAGGCGCGGATGACGGGCCTGGGTTCGGGTTCGGGCTCGCTTCGCGAGCGGCTGGAGCAGATGGAGAAGGAGATCATCCGCGAGGCGCTCGAGCGTCACGGAGGCGTGGTGCGGCGCGCGGCCGCGGCGCTGGAGATGGACCCGGTGACGCTCGGCCGCCGGGTGCGTCGTCACGGGCTGCTCACCCGGGAGTCGTGA
- the def gene encoding peptide deformylase: MARDIVIWPNKVLSTPTKPVTDFGENLTKLLEEMFDAMKEAEGIGIAANQVGVPLRCSWVGREDGTFFEIINPRILEKSGPVTLEEGCLSVPDQYERTPRFHKVKVKYQDRAGEWHELEVEGRLAHVLQHEIDHLDGHVFVDHLSNLKRSLILEKMKKLQKAMKRHKDKDKDKE, encoded by the coding sequence ATGGCTCGCGACATCGTCATCTGGCCGAACAAGGTCCTGAGCACACCGACGAAGCCGGTGACGGACTTCGGGGAGAACCTCACGAAGCTGCTGGAGGAGATGTTCGACGCGATGAAGGAGGCGGAGGGGATTGGGATCGCGGCGAACCAGGTCGGGGTGCCGTTGCGGTGCTCATGGGTGGGGAGGGAGGACGGGACGTTCTTCGAGATCATCAACCCGCGGATTCTGGAGAAGTCGGGGCCGGTGACCTTGGAGGAGGGCTGCCTGTCGGTGCCGGACCAGTACGAGAGGACGCCGCGGTTCCACAAGGTGAAGGTGAAGTACCAGGACCGAGCGGGCGAGTGGCACGAGCTGGAGGTGGAGGGGCGGCTGGCGCACGTGCTGCAGCACGAGATCGACCACCTGGACGGGCACGTCTTCGTGGACCACCTGTCCAACCTGAAGCGCAGCCTCATCCTGGAGAAGATGAAGAAGCTCCAGAAGGCGATGAAGCGCCACAAGGACAAGGACAAGGACAAGGAGTAG